The following coding sequences are from one Microbacterium wangchenii window:
- a CDS encoding AAA family ATPase: MPERRFHHGLIVGKFYPLQAGHSHLIRTALRACDRVTVELIGSSVESVAVATREQWIREEHPTAHVVAFVDDTPVDFASETAWDAHTAVIAGALDAPVDAVFTSDAYGEELAKRLHAAWVQVDPGRVRNPVSGTAVRADLAAHWHELAPAVRASLAARIVVLGAESTGSTTLAAALADELGTHWVPEYGRELSVTRAGGLAAPWRSDEFDLIVDRQIAMEDAALRRVPAPVLVCDTDVLATALWHERYVGAPAPRILSRAAGHRPALYVLTGDEIPFVQDGTRDGEHIRAHMQARFRAALEGQPVPWLEVRGDVATRVREALPAVHDALARALAFTAPLEGRPLEEQLALQRRAGR, translated from the coding sequence GTGCCTGAGCGGCGGTTCCACCACGGCCTGATCGTGGGGAAGTTCTACCCGTTGCAAGCGGGGCACTCCCACCTCATCCGCACGGCCCTGCGCGCGTGCGATCGGGTCACCGTCGAGCTGATCGGGTCGTCGGTCGAGTCGGTCGCCGTCGCCACGCGGGAGCAGTGGATCCGCGAAGAGCACCCCACCGCGCACGTCGTCGCGTTCGTCGACGACACCCCCGTCGATTTCGCCTCCGAGACCGCGTGGGACGCGCACACGGCCGTCATCGCGGGCGCCCTCGACGCCCCCGTCGACGCCGTCTTCACCTCGGATGCGTACGGGGAGGAACTGGCGAAGCGACTGCATGCGGCGTGGGTGCAGGTCGACCCCGGTCGCGTGCGCAATCCCGTGTCGGGCACGGCGGTGCGCGCCGACCTCGCCGCCCACTGGCACGAGCTCGCACCCGCGGTGCGCGCGAGCCTGGCGGCGCGCATCGTGGTGCTCGGCGCCGAATCCACCGGGTCCACGACCCTCGCCGCCGCCCTCGCCGACGAACTCGGCACGCACTGGGTGCCCGAATACGGCCGCGAGCTGTCGGTCACGCGTGCGGGCGGGCTCGCCGCCCCGTGGCGCAGCGACGAGTTCGACCTCATCGTCGACCGGCAGATCGCGATGGAGGATGCGGCGCTGCGACGCGTGCCGGCGCCGGTGCTCGTGTGCGACACCGATGTGCTCGCCACCGCCCTCTGGCACGAGCGGTACGTGGGTGCACCGGCACCGCGCATCCTCTCGCGCGCCGCCGGGCACCGGCCCGCGCTGTACGTGCTCACCGGCGACGAGATCCCCTTCGTCCAGGACGGCACCCGCGACGGCGAGCACATCCGCGCGCACATGCAGGCCCGCTTCCGCGCGGCGCTCGAGGGGCAGCCCGTGCCCTGGCTGGAGGTGCGCGGCGACGTCGCCACGCGCGTGCGCGAGGCCCTTCCGGCCGTGCACGACGCCCTCGCGCGAGCACTGGCGTTCACCGCGCCGCTGGAGGGGCGGCCCCTCGAGGAGCAGCTCGCTCTGCAGCGCCGGGCCGGCCGATAG
- the pnuC gene encoding nicotinamide riboside transporter PnuC — protein sequence MIEWILAEWMQIVGFATGAACVFLAARRNVWTYPVGIANNVVFLAVFLPAGLYAAAALQLVYLALGVHGWWRWTRGVEHDRHYIARTPRRAILWLIVAGVAGAALLTWVLSTFTDSQVAVADALTTSASLVAQYMLNRKWLENWFVWIGVDIAFVALSIVTGLWVVAALYALFIALCVFGWRSWRRVGAETAADTRTDAADARA from the coding sequence GTGATCGAGTGGATTCTGGCGGAGTGGATGCAGATCGTCGGGTTCGCCACCGGCGCCGCATGCGTGTTCCTGGCGGCGCGCCGCAACGTGTGGACGTACCCGGTGGGCATCGCGAACAACGTCGTCTTCCTCGCCGTCTTCCTGCCCGCCGGTCTGTACGCCGCGGCCGCGCTGCAGCTGGTGTACCTCGCCCTCGGCGTGCACGGGTGGTGGCGGTGGACGCGCGGCGTCGAGCACGATCGCCACTACATCGCCCGCACGCCCCGCCGAGCCATCCTGTGGCTCATCGTCGCCGGTGTCGCCGGCGCCGCCCTGCTGACGTGGGTGCTGTCGACCTTCACCGATTCGCAGGTCGCCGTCGCCGACGCTCTCACGACGTCGGCGAGCCTCGTGGCGCAGTACATGCTCAACCGCAAGTGGCTGGAGAACTGGTTCGTCTGGATCGGAGTGGACATCGCGTTCGTCGCGCTGTCGATCGTCACGGGCCTGTGGGTCGTCGCCGCCCTGTACGCCCTGTTCATCGCGCTGTGCGTGTTCGGATGGCGGTCGTGGCGGCGGGTGGGGGCCGAGACCGCGGCGGACACCCGGACGGATGCAGCGGACGCGCGTGCCTGA
- a CDS encoding pyridoxal phosphate-dependent aminotransferase — protein MTSRAPLSRKLSAIAESATLKVDSKAKALQAAGRPVISYAAGEPDFATPQFIVDAAAEALADPANFRYTPAVGLPVLREAIAAKTLRDSGLEVEASQVIVTNGGKQAVYQAFQTVVNPGDEVLLPAPYWTTYPEAIALADGTPVEVFAGADQDYKVTVEQLEAARTDRTTTLVFVSPSNPTGAVYTPEETKAIGDWALAHGLWVITDEIYQNLVYDGAHAASIVEAVPDLAGQTILVNGVAKTYAMTGWRVGWMVGPADAIKVAANLQSHLSSNVNNIAQRAALAALSGPQDEAEGFRLAFDRRRRLIVSELAKIPGVTVPEPLGAFYVYPDVTGLLGREWRGKTPTTSLELADLILEEAEVAVVPGEAFGPSGYLRLSYALGDDQLLEGVQRLQRLFA, from the coding sequence GTGACATCCCGCGCCCCCCTCTCCCGCAAGCTGTCCGCGATCGCCGAGTCCGCCACGCTGAAGGTGGATTCGAAGGCCAAGGCCCTGCAGGCCGCGGGGCGTCCGGTCATCTCCTACGCCGCTGGCGAGCCCGACTTCGCCACGCCGCAGTTCATCGTGGATGCCGCGGCCGAGGCGCTCGCCGACCCCGCGAACTTCCGCTACACCCCCGCCGTGGGCCTTCCCGTTCTGCGCGAGGCCATCGCCGCCAAGACGCTGCGCGACTCCGGCCTGGAGGTCGAGGCGTCGCAGGTCATCGTGACCAACGGCGGCAAGCAGGCGGTGTACCAGGCCTTCCAGACCGTGGTGAACCCCGGCGACGAGGTGCTGCTGCCGGCGCCGTACTGGACCACCTACCCCGAGGCCATCGCGCTGGCCGACGGCACACCCGTCGAGGTGTTCGCCGGGGCCGATCAGGACTACAAGGTCACGGTCGAGCAGCTCGAAGCCGCCCGCACCGACCGCACCACGACGCTCGTGTTCGTGTCCCCGTCCAACCCCACCGGCGCCGTCTACACGCCGGAGGAGACCAAGGCGATCGGCGACTGGGCGCTCGCGCACGGGCTGTGGGTCATCACCGACGAGATCTACCAGAACCTCGTGTACGACGGCGCGCACGCCGCATCCATCGTCGAGGCGGTGCCCGACCTCGCCGGCCAGACGATCCTCGTGAACGGGGTCGCCAAGACGTACGCCATGACCGGATGGCGCGTGGGCTGGATGGTGGGGCCCGCCGACGCGATCAAGGTCGCCGCGAACCTGCAGTCGCACCTGTCCAGCAACGTCAACAACATCGCCCAGCGCGCCGCGCTCGCGGCCCTCAGCGGACCCCAGGACGAGGCGGAGGGCTTCCGTCTCGCCTTCGACCGGCGCCGGCGGCTCATCGTGTCGGAGCTGGCGAAGATCCCCGGCGTGACGGTGCCCGAGCCCCTGGGGGCGTTCTACGTGTACCCCGACGTGACGGGTCTGCTCGGCCGCGAATGGCGCGGCAAGACGCCGACCACCTCGCTCGAGCTGGCCGACCTCATCCTGGAGGAGGCCGAAGTGGCCGTCGTGCCCGGTGAGGCGTTCGGTCCCAGCGGCTACCTGCGCCTGTCGTACGCCCTGGGCGACGACCAGCTGCTCGAGGGCGTCCAGCGCCTGCAGCGCCTCTTCGCCTGA
- a CDS encoding UDP-N-acetylmuramate dehydrogenase, whose amino-acid sequence MPELSPVPLAQLTTLRTGGAPHRLVEATTTDELIATLRSVWADGDPWLLVGGGSNLFVGDEPFPGTVVLVRTRGIERLPGSRPGTARLRVQAGHDWDELVAYTVAEGLGGVEALSGIPGTVGAAPVQNIGAYGQEIVQTLVEVELLDEHTGDVSVVPASELGLGFRTSVLKHHYGSVPARSAAILSVTFELEEVGDRARPIAGEQLRTALRLAPDAAVPLSYVRESVLAIRRSKGMVLDPGDPDTTSAGSFFQNAIVSDAFARTLPAECPRWPVSPDLDTVLVIPLAEFDGVVPALAAAAPEVKVSAAWLIEHSGLGKGFRLPRSRAGLSTKHTLALTNRGGASAEELAELARFVQQRVQSEFGLLLQPEPVLVNVEL is encoded by the coding sequence ATGCCCGAGCTCTCACCCGTCCCCCTCGCGCAGCTGACCACGCTGCGCACCGGCGGCGCACCCCACCGCCTCGTCGAAGCGACCACGACCGACGAGCTGATCGCGACGCTGCGGTCCGTGTGGGCCGACGGCGACCCGTGGCTGCTCGTGGGCGGCGGTTCGAACCTCTTCGTCGGCGACGAGCCGTTTCCCGGCACGGTCGTGCTCGTGCGCACGCGGGGCATCGAGCGGCTTCCCGGATCGCGCCCGGGCACCGCGCGGCTTCGTGTGCAGGCCGGCCACGACTGGGACGAGCTCGTGGCGTACACCGTCGCGGAGGGGCTCGGCGGAGTCGAGGCGCTGTCGGGCATCCCCGGCACCGTCGGGGCCGCCCCGGTGCAGAACATCGGCGCCTATGGGCAGGAGATCGTCCAGACACTCGTGGAGGTGGAGCTGCTGGACGAGCACACCGGCGACGTGTCGGTCGTGCCGGCATCCGAGCTGGGGCTCGGTTTCCGCACGTCGGTGCTCAAGCACCACTACGGCTCGGTCCCCGCACGCTCCGCGGCGATCCTCAGCGTGACGTTCGAGCTGGAAGAGGTCGGCGACCGGGCGCGCCCGATCGCCGGAGAGCAGCTGCGCACGGCGCTGCGTCTGGCCCCCGACGCCGCCGTGCCGTTGAGCTACGTGCGCGAGAGCGTGCTCGCGATCCGCCGGAGCAAGGGGATGGTGCTCGATCCGGGCGACCCCGACACCACCAGCGCCGGATCGTTCTTCCAGAACGCGATCGTCTCCGACGCGTTCGCGCGCACGCTGCCGGCCGAGTGCCCCCGCTGGCCGGTGTCGCCCGATCTCGACACCGTGCTGGTGATCCCGCTCGCCGAGTTCGACGGGGTCGTCCCGGCCCTCGCCGCCGCCGCACCCGAGGTGAAGGTCAGCGCCGCGTGGCTCATCGAGCACTCCGGGCTCGGCAAGGGCTTCCGCCTGCCGCGGTCCCGTGCCGGGCTGTCGACCAAGCACACGCTCGCCCTGACCAACCGGGGCGGCGCGAGCGCCGAGGAGCTCGCCGAGCTCGCCCGGTTCGTGCAGCAGCGCGTGCAGTCGGAGTTCGGACTCCTCCTCCAGCCCGAGCCGGTGCTGGTGAACGTCGAGCTCTGA
- a CDS encoding MaoC/PaaZ C-terminal domain-containing protein yields the protein MSAVGDVVAERTVHLTRESLVRYAGASGDFNPIHYRDDVAAEVGLPGVVAHGMLTMGIAVGAIGEWLGDPGRILEYGVRFTRPVVVHPDNGADLHIVAKLGAVDEDVVRIDLTVTHAETTVLGKAQVRVRA from the coding sequence ATGAGCGCCGTGGGAGACGTCGTCGCCGAGCGCACGGTGCACCTGACGCGGGAATCGCTCGTGCGCTACGCCGGAGCATCCGGGGATTTCAATCCCATCCACTATCGCGACGACGTCGCCGCCGAGGTCGGGCTGCCCGGAGTGGTCGCCCACGGGATGCTGACGATGGGCATCGCCGTCGGCGCGATCGGGGAATGGCTGGGGGATCCCGGCCGGATCCTGGAGTACGGCGTCCGCTTCACGCGGCCCGTCGTGGTGCACCCCGACAACGGCGCCGATCTGCACATCGTGGCGAAGCTGGGCGCGGTGGATGAAGACGTCGTGCGCATCGATCTCACGGTGACGCACGCCGAGACGACCGTGCTGGGCAAGGCCCAGGTGCGCGTGCGCGCCTGA
- a CDS encoding FAS1-like dehydratase domain-containing protein: protein MPVNPQLVGRTFPPTAPYLVGREKVREFARAVFADAPAHTDPDAARALGYADVVAPPTFAMVIQDLTLQQLLSEPDAGIELARTIHAEQRFRYTRPIVAGDELTATLTVGGVRTVGGNAMVTSETEMTDAAGAHVVTATTVLLVGSGEPA, encoded by the coding sequence GTGCCCGTCAATCCCCAGCTCGTCGGCCGGACGTTCCCGCCGACCGCTCCCTATCTGGTCGGCCGGGAGAAGGTGCGCGAGTTCGCCCGCGCCGTCTTCGCCGACGCGCCCGCGCACACCGATCCGGACGCGGCGCGCGCGCTCGGGTACGCCGATGTCGTCGCACCGCCGACCTTCGCGATGGTCATCCAGGACCTGACTCTGCAGCAGCTTCTGAGCGAGCCGGATGCGGGCATCGAACTGGCCCGGACGATCCATGCCGAGCAGCGGTTCCGCTACACGCGCCCCATCGTCGCCGGAGACGAGCTGACGGCGACGCTCACCGTCGGCGGGGTGCGCACCGTGGGAGGCAACGCGATGGTGACCAGCGAGACCGAGATGACCGATGCCGCCGGCGCGCACGTGGTGACGGCCACGACGGTGCTCCTGGTCGGATCGGGGGAGCCCGCATGA
- a CDS encoding sulfite exporter TauE/SafE family protein produces the protein MNASAPPRRGARFVFACVGIGLLAGLLSGLFGVGGGTVIVPLLVLLLGFDQRRAAGTSLAAIVPTAAVGVISYAVSGSVAWIPALILAAGAVIGAQVGTWLLPRMSQTALRWAFVAFLVGVIVSLFFVIPSREATLELTWLTGAGLAALGLITGVLAGLLGVGGGIIVVPALLLLFGTSDLEAKGTSLLMMIPTAISGTIGNLRRRNVDLAAAGLVGLAACTTTAVGAWLATIVDPFVGNILFAAFLVFIAVQMAIKAVRGRKR, from the coding sequence ATGAACGCGTCCGCGCCTCCGCGCCGGGGTGCGCGCTTCGTCTTCGCGTGCGTCGGCATCGGCCTGCTCGCAGGACTCCTCTCCGGCCTGTTCGGTGTGGGCGGCGGCACGGTCATCGTCCCCCTGCTGGTCCTGCTGCTCGGGTTCGACCAGCGCCGGGCCGCCGGCACGTCGCTCGCAGCGATCGTCCCGACCGCCGCGGTGGGGGTCATCTCCTATGCCGTCTCCGGCTCGGTCGCGTGGATCCCGGCGCTCATCCTCGCCGCCGGCGCGGTCATCGGTGCGCAGGTGGGCACGTGGCTCCTGCCCCGCATGTCGCAGACGGCGCTGCGGTGGGCCTTCGTTGCCTTCCTCGTCGGCGTCATCGTGAGCCTCTTCTTCGTCATCCCCTCGCGCGAGGCCACGCTCGAGCTGACATGGCTGACGGGGGCGGGTCTGGCCGCACTCGGCCTCATCACGGGTGTCCTCGCGGGGCTTCTGGGAGTCGGGGGCGGCATCATCGTCGTGCCGGCGCTGCTGCTGCTGTTCGGCACGAGCGACCTGGAGGCCAAGGGCACGTCGCTGCTGATGATGATCCCCACCGCGATCTCGGGAACGATCGGCAACCTCCGCCGCCGCAACGTCGACCTCGCCGCGGCGGGACTGGTGGGGCTCGCGGCGTGCACCACGACGGCCGTGGGGGCGTGGCTGGCGACGATCGTCGATCCGTTCGTCGGCAACATCCTGTTCGCAGCGTTCCTGGTCTTCATCGCCGTGCAGATGGCGATCAAGGCGGTTCGCGGTCGCAAGCGCTGA
- a CDS encoding DUF2510 domain-containing protein, translating into MSTTPPGWYDDGHGALRWWDGAQWTEHVQPQAAPEPAAEADAAPAAATPGASGPAESADAPVTSDAHAAPVIDGPAASDAATPAGPAYPPQYPGAPQPGAPVGMPPQPGPPAPDQSKPKSKLWILWTVLGGVVLLLIVLALILVPIIVGLFTTTAATTGSPEEAAAVEAVELYDEAWGDADCDAYERSTTEAYRESIGVADCEAFAADAESFGLSTDDYDLEVTEVTVLSDDRIEVVTLETYDSLYDQNGEPLDQPEPVQDTLRYELVLEGDRWAIDALEYAG; encoded by the coding sequence ATGAGCACGACACCCCCCGGATGGTACGACGACGGCCATGGCGCCCTGCGCTGGTGGGACGGTGCGCAGTGGACCGAGCACGTGCAGCCGCAGGCGGCTCCGGAGCCCGCGGCCGAGGCGGATGCGGCACCCGCTGCGGCCACCCCCGGGGCGAGCGGACCCGCGGAGTCCGCCGATGCTCCCGTGACGTCGGATGCCCACGCGGCGCCTGTCATCGACGGCCCCGCCGCATCGGATGCCGCGACGCCGGCAGGCCCCGCCTACCCGCCGCAGTACCCGGGAGCCCCGCAGCCCGGCGCCCCCGTCGGCATGCCGCCGCAGCCCGGACCCCCGGCGCCGGATCAGTCCAAGCCCAAGTCCAAGCTCTGGATCCTGTGGACGGTGCTCGGCGGCGTGGTGCTGCTGCTCATCGTGCTCGCCCTCATCCTGGTCCCCATCATCGTCGGGTTGTTCACGACGACTGCGGCGACCACCGGCAGCCCGGAAGAGGCGGCGGCAGTCGAAGCGGTCGAACTCTACGACGAGGCGTGGGGCGACGCGGACTGCGACGCCTACGAGCGATCGACCACCGAGGCGTACCGCGAGAGCATCGGCGTGGCCGATTGCGAGGCGTTCGCCGCCGACGCCGAATCGTTCGGCCTGTCCACCGACGATTACGACCTGGAGGTCACCGAGGTCACCGTCCTCAGCGATGACCGCATCGAGGTGGTCACGCTCGAGACGTACGACTCGCTGTACGACCAGAACGGCGAGCCGCTGGACCAGCCGGAGCCGGTGCAGGACACGCTGCGCTACGAACTCGTGCTGGAGGGCGACCGCTGGGCCATCGACGCCCTCGAGTACGCCGGATGA
- a CDS encoding NADPH-dependent F420 reductase: protein MTRVGIIGAGNIGSTLARGFAARGYDVVIANSRTPDTLSDLVAELGDRVTAATAEEAAAAGDFVAVAVPMAAYASLPVAPLVGKIVLDTTNYYWEFGGHIPALDSGDTTTSGLVQSHLAGAKVAKAFNHIRSGDILTHGRPTGTPGRRALVTSSDHPEAAELAARVYDEFGYDTVNVGPLSESWRVERDQPAAASPQTRSEIQQNLARATR from the coding sequence ATGACTCGTGTGGGCATCATCGGAGCAGGCAACATCGGTTCGACCCTGGCGCGCGGGTTCGCCGCGCGGGGATACGACGTCGTGATCGCCAACTCGCGCACTCCCGACACCCTGTCGGATCTCGTCGCCGAGCTGGGCGATCGTGTCACCGCGGCGACTGCCGAAGAAGCGGCGGCGGCAGGTGATTTCGTCGCGGTCGCCGTGCCGATGGCCGCGTACGCGTCCCTCCCAGTGGCGCCCCTCGTCGGCAAGATCGTGCTGGATACGACCAACTACTACTGGGAGTTCGGCGGGCACATCCCCGCGCTCGACAGCGGCGACACGACCACATCCGGTCTGGTTCAGTCGCACTTGGCCGGCGCGAAGGTGGCCAAGGCGTTCAACCACATCCGCAGCGGAGACATCCTCACCCACGGCAGGCCGACCGGGACGCCCGGCCGCCGCGCGCTCGTGACCTCGAGCGACCACCCGGAGGCTGCCGAACTGGCCGCGCGCGTATACGACGAGTTCGGCTACGACACGGTGAACGTCGGACCTCTGAGCGAGAGCTGGCGCGTGGAACGCGATCAGCCGGCCGCCGCCTCGCCGCAGACGCGGTCTGAGATTCAGCAGAACCTCGCTCGCGCCACTCGATAG
- a CDS encoding aminotransferase class V-fold PLP-dependent enzyme, translated as MTMPRSTAMRQARADFPFVQRRPGQVYLDSAATSQPPAVVLDAQRTFTETAYAAVHRGSSAATGSATTAFESARARIARFVGAGDDEIVWTENATDAINLLAWSLTDAAHEGGEGAWVLHPGDEIVITEAEHHANLVPWQRLAARTGAILRAVPVDDDGLWTLDAMAGVVSERTRLIAFAHVSNVTGFVAPVEDVVALAARHGALTFLDACQSAPHRPLDLHGLGVDFAAFSAHKMLGPTGIGVLYGRTELLNALPPGRTGGSAITTVTLESAGFLPAPHRFEPGTQPVVQAVGFAAAADYLDDLGLTAVAEREHELAQALVDTVVRVPGVRILGPAPGAERAALVSFVVDGVHPHDVGQFLDDRGVTVRTGHHCAQPLHRRLGVPATTRASAYVYTTDDDIAALGEALAEVRGFFGADR; from the coding sequence ATGACGATGCCACGCTCGACGGCGATGCGCCAGGCGCGCGCCGACTTCCCGTTCGTCCAGCGGCGGCCGGGACAGGTGTACCTCGACTCCGCCGCGACGTCCCAGCCGCCGGCGGTGGTCCTCGATGCCCAGCGCACATTCACCGAGACCGCCTACGCCGCCGTCCACCGCGGCTCCAGCGCCGCCACCGGATCGGCGACCACCGCGTTCGAATCGGCACGTGCCCGCATCGCCCGCTTCGTCGGCGCCGGCGATGACGAGATCGTGTGGACCGAGAACGCCACCGACGCCATCAACCTGCTCGCGTGGTCGCTCACGGATGCCGCACACGAAGGCGGCGAGGGCGCCTGGGTGCTGCATCCGGGCGATGAGATCGTCATCACCGAGGCGGAGCACCACGCCAACCTCGTGCCGTGGCAGCGGCTGGCCGCGCGCACCGGCGCGATCCTGCGCGCCGTGCCGGTGGACGATGACGGGCTGTGGACGCTCGACGCCATGGCCGGCGTCGTGTCCGAGCGCACCCGGCTCATCGCCTTCGCCCACGTCTCCAACGTGACCGGATTCGTCGCACCGGTGGAGGACGTCGTCGCCCTCGCCGCCCGCCACGGCGCGCTGACCTTCCTCGACGCGTGCCAATCCGCCCCGCATCGTCCGCTCGACCTGCACGGCCTCGGCGTGGATTTCGCCGCCTTCTCCGCGCACAAGATGCTCGGGCCCACCGGCATCGGCGTCCTCTACGGCCGCACAGAGCTCCTCAACGCCCTGCCGCCCGGGCGCACGGGCGGCTCTGCGATCACGACCGTGACGCTCGAGTCCGCGGGCTTCCTCCCCGCACCGCACCGGTTCGAGCCGGGCACGCAGCCGGTCGTGCAGGCCGTCGGCTTCGCCGCCGCGGCGGACTATCTCGACGATCTGGGCTTGACCGCGGTCGCCGAGCGCGAGCACGAGCTCGCGCAGGCGCTCGTGGACACCGTCGTGCGCGTCCCCGGCGTGCGGATTCTCGGCCCCGCGCCCGGCGCCGAGCGCGCCGCCCTGGTGAGCTTCGTCGTCGACGGCGTGCACCCCCACGACGTCGGGCAGTTCCTCGACGACCGCGGCGTGACGGTGCGCACCGGCCACCACTGCGCCCAGCCGCTGCACCGCCGGCTCGGCGTGCCGGCCACGACCCGCGCCAGCGCCTACGTCTACACGACCGACGACGACATCGCCGCCCTCGGCGAAGCCCTCGCCGAGGTGCGCGGATTCTTCGGAGCCGACCGATGA
- the sufU gene encoding Fe-S cluster assembly sulfur transfer protein SufU, which yields MSDLNDLYREVILDHSRRPIGRGDVSGFATTHHELNPTCGDEITLGVEVAPDGRISALAWDGSGCSISTASASVMSDLVRNSTREQAVELIADFRALMRGGGEVEPAESLGDAAAFAGVSRLVTRVKCAMLPWVALEACLRTAP from the coding sequence ATGAGCGATCTGAACGACCTGTACCGCGAGGTCATCCTCGATCACAGCCGGCGTCCGATCGGCCGCGGCGACGTGTCGGGGTTCGCCACGACTCACCACGAACTGAACCCCACGTGCGGCGACGAGATCACCCTCGGCGTCGAGGTGGCCCCCGACGGCCGCATCAGCGCGCTGGCGTGGGACGGATCGGGATGCAGCATCTCCACGGCATCCGCGTCGGTCATGTCCGATCTCGTCCGCAACAGCACGCGCGAGCAGGCGGTGGAGCTGATCGCCGATTTCCGCGCCCTCATGCGCGGCGGCGGGGAGGTGGAACCGGCGGAGAGCCTCGGGGATGCGGCGGCGTTCGCAGGAGTGTCGCGCCTGGTGACGCGCGTGAAGTGCGCGATGCTCCCGTGGGTGGCGCTGGAGGCCTGCCTGCGCACGGCCCCGTAG
- a CDS encoding cystathionine beta-synthase, producing MRYASSVTDLIGDTPLVRLNRVTDGIAATVLAKIEFVNPGGSSKDRIAANIIDAAERSGALGPGGTIVEPTSGNTGVGLALYAQQRGYRCVFVVPDKVSDDKRAVLRAYGAEVVVAPTAVAPDDPRSYYSVSRRIVEETPGAFMPNQYDNPNGPRSHYESTGPEIWRDTDGALTHFVAGVGTGGTISGTGRYLKEVSDGAVRIVGADPEGSVYSGGTGRPYFVEGVGEDFWPGAYDPAVVDAVEAVSDAESFAMTRRLAREEGLLVGGSSGMAVVAALRVARDLPAEAVVVVILPDSGRGYLAKVFSDPWMRTHGFAVDAPASGRTVSDLLAERGERALPVIAASATAGEALAALGRAGVDVAPVASAADPVLGEVSGAVHATTLRAASPGTPVADLVAAPLPLVGVGTPADEAIELVSTAGAVLVAATGRPVALLTTADLPAAAVSPASVIPASAPASASASAPASASASEGASS from the coding sequence GTGCGCTACGCCTCGAGCGTGACCGACCTCATCGGCGACACCCCCCTCGTCCGCCTCAACCGTGTGACCGACGGCATCGCCGCCACCGTGCTGGCGAAGATCGAGTTCGTCAATCCCGGCGGATCGTCCAAGGACCGGATCGCCGCGAACATCATCGACGCCGCCGAACGCAGCGGCGCGCTCGGCCCCGGCGGCACCATCGTCGAGCCCACCAGCGGCAACACGGGCGTGGGGCTGGCGCTGTACGCGCAGCAGCGCGGGTACCGCTGCGTGTTCGTCGTGCCCGACAAGGTCTCCGACGACAAACGCGCGGTCCTGCGCGCGTACGGCGCCGAGGTCGTCGTCGCGCCTACCGCGGTCGCGCCGGACGATCCGCGCTCCTACTACAGCGTCTCGCGGCGCATCGTCGAGGAGACCCCCGGCGCATTCATGCCCAACCAGTACGACAACCCCAACGGCCCCCGCAGCCACTACGAGAGCACGGGTCCGGAGATCTGGCGCGATACCGACGGGGCGCTCACCCACTTCGTCGCCGGCGTCGGCACGGGCGGCACGATCAGCGGCACCGGGCGGTACCTCAAGGAGGTCTCCGACGGTGCCGTGCGCATCGTCGGCGCGGATCCCGAGGGCTCGGTGTACTCCGGCGGCACGGGCCGCCCCTACTTCGTCGAGGGCGTCGGCGAGGACTTCTGGCCCGGCGCCTACGACCCGGCGGTGGTCGACGCGGTCGAGGCCGTCAGCGATGCCGAGTCGTTCGCGATGACTCGGCGCCTCGCGCGCGAGGAGGGGCTGCTCGTCGGCGGCTCCAGCGGCATGGCCGTGGTCGCGGCACTGCGGGTGGCGCGAGACCTCCCTGCCGAGGCCGTGGTCGTCGTGATCCTGCCCGACAGCGGGCGCGGATACCTCGCGAAGGTCTTCTCCGATCCCTGGATGCGGACGCACGGGTTCGCTGTGGATGCGCCGGCCTCCGGTCGCACGGTGTCGGATCTGCTCGCCGAGCGCGGCGAGCGCGCGCTCCCGGTGATCGCCGCATCCGCCACCGCCGGCGAAGCGCTGGCAGCGCTCGGCCGCGCGGGCGTGGACGTGGCCCCCGTGGCATCCGCCGCCGATCCCGTGCTCGGCGAGGTGTCGGGCGCCGTGCACGCGACGACGCTGCGCGCGGCCTCCCCCGGCACTCCGGTCGCCGATCTCGTCGCCGCTCCGCTCCCGCTCGTGGGCGTGGGGACACCCGCCGACGAAGCGATCGAGCTCGTCTCGACCGCCGGGGCCGTGCTCGTGGCCGCCACAGGTCGCCCCGTCGCCCTGCTCACGACCGCCGACCTTCCCGCCGCCGCGGTCTCCCCCGCATCCGTCATCCCCGCTTCCGCGCCCGCTTCCGCTTCCGCTTCCGCGCCCGCTTCCGCTTCCGCTTCCGAAGGAGCCTCCTCGTGA